The window AAGATGATGTGGCCTAAAGGTCTTTATACTAAATAGTATAAATAGTGAAAACTGTTCGTTTTTATGTTTGTAGAATAACTTAATCCTGTCTGCAGCACTTAGAAACATATTTCTAAATCTGCGAGTTTGCAGACAGAATAagtcattattttatcttatgtcttcaaaACAACAAACAATTTGCAATAAAAATGTCTGATGACCCGCAAACAAACATCTGCAGACTGAAAAACAAACAAACACCTAAGTATCTTTCCAATTTGATATTCTTAATTATATTATTGTTCTTTTATAGAGTATAATTTTGATACATTTTCTATTTTTATGCAAGATACTCATCACCGAACTTGAAGGGAAGACTGTTGGTTTGTATTTTGTGTTGTCTACGTTCAAGAAATCGTCTGATTTTACCGGTACACTCGTCAAAGTTTACAACGAATTAAAAGCAAAAGATGCTAACTTTGAGATCGTAATGATTCCTCTTGATGACAATGAAGAATTGTTTAACAACGAGCTTAGTGCGGTACCTTGGTTATCACTTCCATTCAAAGACAAAAAATGTGAGAAACTTGTTCGGTATTTTGAGTTGTCGACACTTCCAACTTTAGTCGTTATTGGTCCAGATGGGAAAACTCTTCATCCCAATGTTGCTGATGCTGTTGAAGAACACGGTGCTAATGCGTACCCTTTTACACCTGATAAATTCTCTGAGCTTGAGAAGATAGAGAAGGCTAGGCTTGAAGCGCAAACTTTGGAATCAGTCTTGGTTTCAGACGATCTCAATTTTGTACTCGGGAAGGATGGTTCGAAGGTCAGTTATCGTATATTAATTTTCAATAATGTTTACTTCACATGTTTGATCCTTTTTAATTTGTAAGAGAGGATGGTAGGGTCACGAGTTGGGGTTGAAACGGGTCATTTGTTGCACGGCTAGAAACAAGGGGCCTTGTTTGAGTTGATATGCATGAACATTTCCGATCAATCTTTATGATTTTATATTTGGTGGTGATATATTCACCATCTTTTTTGATACATCCACCATAGAATATGCGTTAACTACTTGTATCGTACAACCTGTTAATGCACAGTTATGGTAGATGTATTAAAGAATGGTGGATATATCAATGCCCTTATATAAATGTTAGCCTTTTTTAAAAAAATATCTAAAGGTGTTACCTTTGACTATAAAAATGTTCCATAACAACAATAATCTAAATCTTTGATTAACATGATTCATGAAGTTATGTACACTAAATTAAAGTTTGGCTTTGCTTCAACTAGTTTACCCATACTTCCCGTTGTATATTTGACCCATTTAAGAAGTGAATATGTTGAACTAGTCACGTTTATGATCATTATCTATTTCTATTGTGTTGTCACTGATATAGTGAATAATATTTATAGATTCTTGTATCCGATTTGGTTGGTAAATACATCCTACTATACTTCTCTGCGCATTGGTGTCCACCATGTCGTGCGTTCACTCCAAAGCTCGTCGAAACATATAAAGAAATCAAATCAAAACACGAGGCATTCGAAGTAATCTTTATTTCTAGCGACAAGGACCAAGAGTCATACGAAGATTACTATTCTACTATGCCATGGTTATCCCTTCCCTTTGGTGACAAAAGAAAACAATCATTGAGCCGCCTTTTTAAGGTCAACGGTATACCATTGTTAGCCGCTTTAGGCCCAACTGGTAAAACCATCACAACAGAGGCTAGGGGACTCATTATGCTCCATGGTGCTGATGCATTTCCTTTTACGGATGAACGTATGGCTGAGATTGAAGCTCAGATTGCTGACATGGCAAAGGGGTGGCCCAACAAAGTGAAACATAACCTACACGAAGAGCACGAGCTTGTTCTCACCCGTCAACGAGGCTACACATGTGATGGGTGTGATAAAGATGGGAAGGTGTGGGCTTATAATTGTGAAGAGTGTAACTTTGATCTTCATCCTGAATGTGCACTTAACGAAACTAATGGGAACGAAAAGGTGATTGAGGCTTCGAAGGAAGACGAGAATCAGAAAGATGGATGGGTGTGTGACGGAGATGTTTGTCATAAAGATGAAAAGGTGATTGAGGCTTCGAAGGAAGACGAGAATCAGAAAGATGGATGGGTGTGTGACGGAGATGTTTGTCATAAAGCTTGATTGTGTATTGCTATAAAGCTTGATGAACTGAGTTGTGTGTCATGtgtgttatatataaaaatatattggtATGAACTTTTTCATAGTTTTATGCTTTGATGTGATAAGGTTGTGTAAGGTCATGTACTTGTTTTCTATCTAATGAATAGTATGATGCATATTAtatagatgaagaatttggatctCTTGTTATCATGTTACATTTCTTCTTATTACAAGTAAGCTGCAAATTTGGAACTTTTCTGAAACACAATTTACTTTCTGTTACAAACACATTATAGTGCAAGAACAAGTGTGTGGGCTATTGCAGATATGGTACGAAAATCTGAATGTTAGAATCATTATCATCACTATATTTAGCTTGATTTGATTTTGCGTCTTAGTTGAGAAGACAATGTTGAATCCGTAGAACACTGTTTGGTACTATTCCTgtaaaatgtctcgttcatattgattataagcgttccatattaattgatttcattgcgaggttttgacctctatatgagacgtttttcaaagactgcattcgattttaaaacaaaccataacctttaaaatattacgacgattatcaaaaatgataatatGAAATATAgcgtttcacacgaccattacataatggtttacaataatattacacaacaatatatgtctttgaatgcaatttttaaacaatattatacaagcatgctgactccaactcttgtccataaattagcatgcaacagcggaagctcttaacaatcacctgagaataaacatgctttaaacgtcaacaaaaatgttggtgagttatagatttagcctatatatttatcaaatcgtaataatagaccacaagattttcatttccatttctcaataacatgcaatctgcataaaaatcattcatatgatgaacacctggtaaccgaccttaacaggatgcatatagaatatccccatcattccgggactcacatcggacatgataaatcgaagtactaaagcatacgtaACTCTATGAGGCTTGTTGTGccaaatagatctatttttaggattcgcgttaattggtggcaattatcataaacaccaactcttaggctaccaagctaaaaaggggcatattcggttcgataattcaacatagaatgtaattttgatcacttgtgtctattttgtaaaatatttataaaactgcatgtattctcatatcaaaaataatagattttaaaagtgggactataactcactttcacagatttttacttcgtcgggaagtaagacttggttacgggttgattcacgaacctataacaaatgtatacatatatatcaaagcatgatcgaaatatattcacaacattttttattacgttttaacgatttaagtttgttaagttagcagtccaacgttagtaatctacaactagttgtccacagttagatgaacagaaataaatcgatatattatctcgaatcaatccacgacccagtgtatacaagtctcgggctagatcactactcaaagtatatatattattttggaatcaacctcaacactgtatagctaactcaaacattactacatatagagtgtctatggtatcccaagattacataatatatgttagaatacatgtataatacaatataagttagttaagttatgatttgtatagatttgttacaaatttcacgtagctacaacaagtaaaattatccaaccttgttttacccataacttcttcgttttaaatccgttttgagtgattcaagttgctatagtttcataatgaactgaaatttatgaaactaaacagaaaaagtataagtttatagtcggaaatacaggttacaagtcaattttgtaagaggtagtcatttcagtcgaaaaacgacgtcttgatgaccatttgaaaaacatacttccactttgagtttaatcatgatttttggatatagtttcatgttcataataaaaatcattttcccataagaaaaacttttaaaataaagtttatcatagtttttaattatcaaacccaaaacagccccccggtttcactacgacggcgtatgtcctgttttacggcgttcttcgtgtttccaggttttaaatcattaagttagcatatcatatagatatagaacatgtgtttagttgattttaaaagttaagttagaaggattaactttgtttgtgaacaagtttagaattaactaaactatgttctagtgattacaagtttaaatcttcgaataagatagttatatatatatatatatatatatatatatatatatatatatatatatatatatatatatatatatatatatatatatatatatatatatgtgaatcgaatgatgttatgaacatcattactacctcaagtttagtaggtaaacctactggaagtgacaagaaatgatctagcttcaaaggatcttggatggcttgaaagttcttgaagtaaaatcatgacacgaaaacaagttcaagtaagatttttactcgaattaagatagtttatagttatagaaattgaatcaaagcttgaatatgaatattaccttgaattagaaagataacctactgtaaataacaaaggttttttgatcttagatgattacttggaatggattag of the Rutidosis leptorrhynchoides isolate AG116_Rl617_1_P2 chromosome 5, CSIRO_AGI_Rlap_v1, whole genome shotgun sequence genome contains:
- the LOC139846980 gene encoding probable nucleoredoxin 1, encoding MAEVDVHDIQSLLSSTERNHLVHNNADQVAISTLNGKTLGLYFSASWCPPCQRFTPNLIDVYNELSEKDDFEIVFISADEDEESFAGYFSKMPWLAVPFSDSKTREALDGCFKVSGIPHLVFLDKNGKVLSDRGVEIISEYGAEAYPFTPERVKEIKQHEEEARKNQSLKSILESPSRDFVITSSGNKILITELEGKTVGLYFVLSTFKKSSDFTGTLVKVYNELKAKDANFEIVMIPLDDNEELFNNELSAVPWLSLPFKDKKCEKLVRYFELSTLPTLVVIGPDGKTLHPNVADAVEEHGANAYPFTPDKFSELEKIEKARLEAQTLESVLVSDDLNFVLGKDGSKILVSDLVGKYILLYFSAHWCPPCRAFTPKLVETYKEIKSKHEAFEVIFISSDKDQESYEDYYSTMPWLSLPFGDKRKQSLSRLFKVNGIPLLAALGPTGKTITTEARGLIMLHGADAFPFTDEHVCHKDEKVIEASKEDENQKDGWVCDGDVCHKA